A genome region from Anolis carolinensis isolate JA03-04 chromosome 6, rAnoCar3.1.pri, whole genome shotgun sequence includes the following:
- the rcvrn gene encoding recoverin: MGNSKSGALSKEILEDLKLNTKYSEDELCKWYESFQKQCPDGRISRSEFEKIYANFFPNSDPKVYARHVFRSFDTNDDGTLDFREYIIALHLTSTGKTNLKLEWAFALFDVDRNGEISKHEVLEIVAAIFKMIPPEEQKTLPEDENTPQKRADKLWAYFNKGETDKLAEKEFIEGVTKNDAIMRLIQYEPKKK; the protein is encoded by the exons ATGGGCAATAGCAAGAGCGGAGCTCTATCCAAGGAGATCCTGGAAGATCTGAAGCTGAACACCAAGTATTCGGAAGATGAGCTTTGCAAATGGTATGAGAGCTTCCAGAAGCAATGTCCCGATGGGCGCATCAGCCGGTCTGAGTTTGAAAAGATCTATGCCAACTTCTTCCCCAACTCTGACCCCAAGGTCTATGCCCGGCACGTCTTCCGGAGCTTTGACACCAACGATGATGGGACCCTAGACTTCCGGGAGTACATCATTGCGCTCCATCTCACCTCCACCGGCAAGACCAACCTCAAGCTGGAATGGGCCTTCGCACTCTTTGATGTGGATCGCAATGGAGAGATCAGCAAGCATGAGGTTCTTGAGATCGTCGCA GCGATATTCAAGATGATTCCTCCCGAGGAACAGAAGACTTTGCCAGAGGATGAAAACACTCCTCAGAAACGGGCTGACAAGCTGTGGGCATATTTTAATAAGGGAGAAACCG ATAAACTTGCTGAAAAGGAGTTTATTGAAGGAGTGACGAAGAACGATGCAATAATGAGACTCATCCAATATGAGCCCAAGAAAAAATAG